ACCTGCTGTTGGTAATACTGGTAGATCTTCTGTTTTAATGTCATGGTAAATAAATTGGCAAATGGATACCCGGCAAATTTAAGCGAATATTCGGATCATGCATAAGCCGATAAGATAATCTATTGTAAAACAGAAATCATTCAGGCATCCTTCTGTCGGTATTTTTTCTCTTTTGCCCCTTACGATTGTCCGTTCTTCCCTATGTCTGATTCGATAAAAAACACCAACTTTATGCTATAATAAATTGATATACAGGATAAATAGGGACAAAGTCGAATTTTAAATACTACTATTATGGCAATTCAGCAAAAAATAACAGCTAACTTATGGTTTGACGGACAGGCAGAAGCTGCAGTACAATTTTATACCGGGATTTTCAAAAATGCATCCATAGGAAGGGTGACGCGATATGGAAAAGAAGGTTTTGAATTCCATGGCAAGCCCGAAGGTACAGCAATGACGATCCAGTTTTACCTGGAAGGGCAGGAGTTTGTTGCCCTGAATGGCGGCCCACAGTTTAAATTTACCGAAGCACTATCCTTTATTGTAAATTGTGACACCCAGGAGGAGATTGATTATTACTGGGAACGGCTTTCCGAAAAGGGCGATCCGGCAGCGCAGGTATGTGGCTGGCTCAAAGATCAATATGGACTTTCCTGGCAGATTGTACCTACACTATTGGTAGACCTGATAACGAATGCAGAAGGGGCAAAGGCGCAGAAAGTGATGCATGCCCTGATGGGGATGAAGAAAATCAATAGTAAAGAATTACAAGAAGCCTTTGATAGTTAGGTACCAGCTATAATTATAATAAGGGCTACCCCAATACCATCAGGAAGCCCTTATAATTGCAGTTCTTGCGAATTTGTTTTTAATTGTGGAATCTATTATTGATGATGATAGTCTTAAGTTTTAACTTTAGGTCGGTACTGGTATCAGAAATCATCTGCTCATTGGATGGAAAAGGAACTTGTTTTTTATCAAAATAGCTATAGTAACCCGTATCAGCGGCTTTTTTGTTGCCTTTGTATTTGGCATAAATGGATTCAAAAACAAATTCACTGGACAAGGGAAATGATCCTATAAGTTGGTTCGATTTTAAATTTAGATATTCAATTTGTGCTTTCACAAAACAGGATTTGTATTGGCGAAATTCATAAATGGTTACTTTTCCATGTGTATAATTCGGGACTTTTACGGGATTGCCTTTGCCGTCTTTAACAGTATTTCCCTTTCCATCAACTTTATTCTTTTCTCCGTCTTCTACATCCCTTTCTTTGACAAATTCTTTTTCATGTGTTTGTTCCGGAGAAATTACAATGTCTTGAAAACGAATTGTAAGGCTATAATCGTAGGAGATGTTTTTATCTTTACTATTATGAAAAATTGTCCATTGGTCATCGAGCCCAAAAGTGCTAAAATCGAGCAGCTCATTTTGCAAGCGTTTAGGGATGGCAATACGGGTTTCATTTTTAGTGGTGACGTATACAAATTCTGTCCCTTTTACCAAAGCTTTTTCCATTAGTATTGTAACATCTTTATAATTGGGATAAATCGTATTCAGATAAGCGAGGTTTTCGTATGCTTTTCGTGCTGCTGCTTTGTCGTACGACTGTAAAAGCGCGGATGCATTTTGATAAGAGAAGGCAGCAAATGCATTTCTACTTTTTGTAATCTCTGAAGTATAGTCGTGGAAAGTGAATTGGGCTTCCCGCGCTGGTGTCAGCAATCGTAAAGGGAGTAATGGAATTATTTTTTCCTGGCGCTGATGCAATCCGATATATAAATTATATATTTTTTCAGATTCCGCAGCATTTTTTGCGGCTTCCAGCATTTTAATTTCCCGTTGATCCCGTGCGACCGCTTTAGAGAAAGCTTCTTCGAGCAAGTATATATATTCCTGCTTTCCTTTACTGTCCTTATTGGAACGTAAAGCGGCGACAGCAGTATCAATTGCGGCATCATAATTACCGGTGTTCAGATGGTTTTGTGTCGTTTTGACCCCACAGGCTATAAAGAGGAGTAACAGGAAGACTGTAGTTGTTTTTTTCATTGTATTTTTTTTTAATGCGCAAAATTAAGTGCCTCCTCTCACTATAGTCGCCCCTAAACGTCATTTAAATATCATATAAAGCTTTTTATACAATCTGTCTAGTCCTAGAATAGCAATACAGGATTAATAATAATAAAAGTACATTTTTTAGACAGAAGTAGCTTCATGGTTACTTCTGTTTTTTGTTTTATAGGTTTTCATTTCTATTTCTTTTTGCTGATGCATTTGCATCGGAGTAAGCATATGATTAGAGCAATGCGGTCTTACTAGATTATAAATCTGTATAGATTCCTTAACTACTAACTTAATAATATTAAGTTGCTGATCATTATACCTATCTACTAAAAACTCCTGTTTTAATATTCCATTTACCCTTTCAGCGACCGCATTTTGATATGGATCATAAGACTCAGTCATGCTACAGCGCAGGTTTTTAGTCTTGCGTATCACTTTTTGATATTCATCAGAACAATATTGTATACCTCTATCTGAGTGATGGATTAACGACAAACAACTATTTTTCCTGCTCTTAAGAGCCATTTGTAAAGCTTTAAGACTATTTTCGGCATTTAAATTAGTAGCTACATTAAATCCCATGATCCGTTTTGAATATGCATCTGTTACTAAGCTTAAATAGCAGGGCTTACTTCTTTTTCCGATGTATGTAATATCGGATACCCAAACCTGTTCAGGACGTATTATTTTTAAGTTTTCAATTAAATTCTTGTGTTTTTTAAAACGATGATATGAGTTAGTCGTAATATGATAGCTCCGTTTTGGAGATATTAGCAGATGGTTTACTTTGAGGATATTAAAAAACATATCTCTTCCAATCTTCAATGCTCTAAGCTCCTGGTTTAATAAATAATACAACTTTCTCGTACCGATACGAGGCATTTTCATCCTAATCTTTC
The Flavobacterium kingsejongi genome window above contains:
- a CDS encoding IS3 family transposase gives rise to the protein MFGIDRQVYYRSIKRKILKQSKSEQVILMVRKIRMKMPRIGTRKLYYLLNQELRALKIGRDMFFNILKVNHLLISPKRSYHITTNSYHRFKKHKNLIENLKIIRPEQVWVSDITYIGKRSKPCYLSLVTDAYSKRIMGFNVATNLNAENSLKALQMALKSRKNSCLSLIHHSDRGIQYCSDEYQKVIRKTKNLRCSMTESYDPYQNAVAERVNGILKQEFLVDRYNDQQLNIIKLVVKESIQIYNLVRPHCSNHMLTPMQMHQQKEIEMKTYKTKNRSNHEATSV
- a CDS encoding VOC family protein, with product MAIQQKITANLWFDGQAEAAVQFYTGIFKNASIGRVTRYGKEGFEFHGKPEGTAMTIQFYLEGQEFVALNGGPQFKFTEALSFIVNCDTQEEIDYYWERLSEKGDPAAQVCGWLKDQYGLSWQIVPTLLVDLITNAEGAKAQKVMHALMGMKKINSKELQEAFDS